One part of the Acidobacteriota bacterium genome encodes these proteins:
- the priA gene encoding primosomal protein N': MPRLVSVAVPVPFLPPLTYGVPAGMPPPPAGARVRVPLGRRTVIGCVVPEPDGRGETPSGTPPDGDVRDLVEILDEAPYLPLDVVRLALWVADYYVCGAGEAIATALPPLASRSTDGRRGAAGFRTQRVVRITPAGLAALAAPPGDSPARPGRPPGAAPPIRPRLGPRQRDGLDRLAVTGTEGLPASALAAAGVDNTVVARLRQRGLVTVDLRRVDRDPFAPGAGALPRELAYPPRSAAVRRLTAGQRAALDTLGPLAARNAFDVALLRGVTGSGKTEVYLRLARDVVTAGRRALALVPEIALTPAVAAAFRDAFGERVAIQHSGLSDGERHDQWHRIRNGAVDVVVGTRSAVFAPLDRLGLVVVDEEHDASYKQDGNPRYHARSVAIVRAQAACALVVLGSATPSLESAHHAARRKYHLVTMDERVHRRPLADVRVVDMRREVADSGPDTVLSRPLREALGGTLDRGEQALVLLNRRGFAAAMLCRSCGRTFECPNCSVSLTLHRAADRVRCHYCNYSVRRPDTCAHCAGPYLEAVGFGTERIEAEVAEQFPSARVARLDRDAARRRGALASLLADFRDGAIHVLVGTQMIAKGHDFPNVTLVGVISADVGLGLADFRAAERTFQLLTQVAGRAGRGDRRGVAIVQSFHPEHYAVVHACGQAYQPFFEEEMRYRDHLRYPPVVSMVNAVVRGRSLGAAMEDAGALATLIRRSVGSRVRVLGPAVAPLARLRGQHRAQVFLKGNARPAMRQAVRAALDARPDLRRRVTVDVDPVNLL, from the coding sequence ATGCCCCGTCTGGTGTCGGTCGCGGTGCCGGTGCCGTTCCTCCCTCCGCTTACGTACGGGGTGCCGGCAGGCATGCCGCCGCCGCCCGCCGGCGCGCGTGTCCGCGTTCCGCTCGGTCGGCGCACGGTCATCGGCTGCGTGGTGCCGGAGCCCGACGGCCGGGGCGAGACCCCGTCCGGGACACCCCCGGACGGTGACGTGCGGGATCTGGTCGAGATCCTGGATGAAGCGCCCTACCTGCCGCTCGACGTCGTCCGGCTCGCGCTGTGGGTGGCCGACTACTATGTCTGCGGCGCCGGCGAGGCCATTGCCACCGCCCTGCCGCCGCTTGCGTCACGGTCGACGGATGGTCGCCGGGGCGCGGCCGGCTTCCGCACGCAACGGGTCGTACGCATCACTCCCGCGGGTCTCGCCGCGCTCGCTGCGCCGCCGGGCGATTCGCCGGCCCGGCCCGGGCGCCCGCCGGGCGCGGCTCCGCCCATCCGCCCGCGCCTCGGACCGCGCCAGCGCGATGGCCTCGATCGTCTCGCCGTAACAGGAACGGAGGGCCTGCCGGCCAGCGCCCTCGCCGCGGCCGGTGTGGACAACACGGTCGTCGCGCGTCTCCGGCAGCGCGGCCTGGTGACGGTCGATCTGCGCCGCGTAGACCGCGACCCTTTCGCGCCGGGAGCGGGCGCCCTGCCGCGGGAGCTGGCGTATCCGCCCCGCTCCGCCGCGGTGCGCCGTCTGACGGCCGGCCAGCGCGCGGCGCTCGACACGCTCGGGCCCCTCGCGGCGCGGAACGCGTTCGACGTGGCCCTCCTGCGCGGCGTCACCGGCAGCGGCAAGACCGAGGTGTACCTGCGCCTCGCGCGCGACGTCGTGACCGCCGGCCGCCGCGCGCTGGCGCTGGTTCCGGAAATCGCACTCACGCCGGCCGTGGCGGCGGCGTTCCGCGATGCGTTCGGCGAACGGGTCGCGATTCAACACAGCGGCCTCTCCGACGGCGAGCGCCACGATCAGTGGCACCGGATCCGGAACGGCGCCGTAGATGTCGTCGTCGGGACGCGCTCGGCGGTCTTTGCGCCGCTCGACCGCCTCGGTCTCGTCGTCGTCGACGAGGAGCACGACGCGTCCTACAAGCAGGATGGGAATCCCCGCTATCACGCCCGCAGCGTCGCGATCGTCCGGGCCCAGGCGGCTTGCGCCCTGGTGGTGCTCGGGTCGGCGACACCGTCACTGGAAAGCGCGCACCACGCGGCGCGGCGCAAGTACCACCTGGTCACGATGGACGAGCGGGTGCATCGGCGCCCGCTGGCCGACGTGCGCGTCGTCGACATGCGGAGAGAGGTGGCGGACAGCGGCCCCGATACGGTGCTGAGCCGCCCGCTCCGCGAGGCGCTTGGGGGGACGCTTGACCGGGGCGAGCAGGCCCTGGTCCTGCTGAACCGGCGCGGCTTCGCAGCCGCCATGCTCTGCCGATCGTGCGGCCGGACGTTCGAGTGCCCCAACTGCAGCGTCTCGCTGACCCTTCACCGCGCCGCGGACCGCGTCCGGTGCCACTACTGCAACTACAGCGTCCGCCGCCCGGACACCTGCGCCCACTGCGCCGGTCCGTACCTCGAGGCGGTCGGTTTCGGTACGGAACGGATCGAAGCCGAAGTGGCCGAACAGTTCCCGTCTGCCCGGGTGGCCCGCCTGGATCGCGACGCGGCCCGCCGGCGCGGCGCGCTGGCCTCGCTCCTCGCCGACTTCCGTGACGGAGCGATCCACGTACTGGTCGGTACGCAGATGATCGCCAAGGGGCACGACTTTCCGAACGTGACGCTGGTGGGAGTGATTTCCGCCGATGTCGGCCTCGGTCTGGCCGACTTCCGGGCGGCGGAGCGCACCTTCCAGTTGCTGACCCAGGTCGCCGGCCGCGCGGGGCGGGGCGACCGCCGCGGCGTGGCAATCGTGCAGTCGTTCCACCCGGAGCACTACGCCGTCGTGCACGCGTGCGGCCAGGCGTATCAGCCGTTCTTCGAGGAGGAAATGCGTTACCGCGACCACCTGCGCTATCCGCCGGTCGTGTCGATGGTGAACGCCGTTGTCCGCGGCCGCTCGCTCGGCGCGGCGATGGAGGACGCCGGCGCCCTGGCCACGCTGATCCGTCGAAGCGTCGGTTCCCGCGTACGCGTGCTCGGTCCCGCGGTCGCGCCTCTCGCTCGCCTCCGCGGCCAGCACCGCGCGCAGGTTTTCCTGAAGGGCAACGCGCGACCGGCGATGAGGCAGGCGGTTCGCGCCGCTCTCGATGCCCGCCCCGACCTGCGCCGCCGCGTCACGGTGGATGTCGATCCCGTGAACCTGCTGTAG
- a CDS encoding uracil-DNA glycosylase — protein sequence MASSQFRSGRSTISPGSSSTGSMRVSRRGRRPSRRSPIVSDRDQRNRREQVAAHLAYYRALGVAGVSRDPAWRDRPADAAARATSEPVEAGSSGATSPPSKASEPGPGELEPIAAPQAASFLDEPVVVPEGATAAERLAAVRHELGDCTRCKLHGGRRHLVFGVGNPEADLMFVGEAPGRDEDLQGEPFVGRAGQLLTRIIEAIGLRRQDVYIANVIKCRPPENRNPEPDEIETCRPFLYAQIDVIAPRVIVALGSFAVKTLLGDDSIAISRARGRLYACRGAQLVPTFHPAYLLRSPDRKRDVWEDMQRVQSILRG from the coding sequence ATGGCGTCGAGCCAGTTTCGCTCCGGTCGAAGCACGATCTCGCCCGGATCGTCCTCGACCGGATCGATGCGCGTCTCGCGGCGCGGACGGCGGCCGTCCCGTCGTAGTCCCATCGTGTCCGACCGCGACCAGCGCAACCGGCGGGAACAGGTCGCCGCACACCTGGCGTACTATCGTGCGCTCGGCGTTGCCGGCGTCAGCCGGGATCCGGCGTGGCGCGACCGTCCCGCCGATGCGGCGGCGCGGGCGACGAGCGAGCCGGTTGAGGCCGGCAGCTCCGGCGCCACTTCGCCGCCATCCAAAGCGAGCGAGCCCGGGCCGGGCGAACTCGAGCCGATCGCCGCCCCGCAGGCGGCGTCGTTCCTCGACGAGCCGGTGGTCGTGCCGGAAGGTGCAACGGCGGCTGAGCGCCTCGCGGCGGTCCGCCACGAGCTGGGCGACTGCACCCGCTGCAAGCTCCACGGCGGCCGGAGGCACCTGGTGTTCGGGGTGGGGAACCCGGAAGCCGATCTGATGTTCGTGGGGGAGGCCCCGGGACGCGACGAGGACCTGCAGGGTGAGCCATTCGTCGGTCGGGCCGGGCAGCTCCTGACCCGGATCATCGAGGCGATTGGCCTGCGGCGCCAGGATGTCTACATCGCCAACGTGATCAAGTGCCGGCCGCCCGAGAACCGCAACCCCGAGCCGGACGAGATCGAGACCTGCCGGCCGTTCCTCTACGCCCAGATCGACGTGATCGCACCACGCGTGATCGTGGCGCTCGGGTCTTTTGCGGTGAAGACCCTGCTCGGCGACGATTCCATCGCCATTTCTAGAGCGCGTGGCCGGCTCTACGCGTGTCGGGGCGCGCAACTGGTCCCGACATTCCACCCCGCGTACCTTCTTCGGAGTCCCGACCGGAAGCGGGACGTCTGGGAAGACATGCAGCGGGTCCAGTCGATCCTCCGCGGCTGA
- a CDS encoding integration host factor subunit beta produces MIKADLVNRVSQAAAITKQQSERAVETMLNALSHSLQRGERIELRGFGVFSVRPRKRGIGRNPRTGQEVRIPPGRTIRFKPGKDLQDIGT; encoded by the coding sequence ATGATCAAGGCTGACCTCGTCAACCGCGTGTCGCAGGCCGCCGCCATCACCAAGCAGCAGTCCGAGCGGGCGGTGGAGACGATGCTCAACGCGCTCAGCCACTCGCTGCAGCGCGGTGAACGGATCGAGCTTCGCGGGTTCGGCGTTTTCTCGGTGCGTCCGCGGAAACGGGGCATCGGTCGCAACCCGCGCACGGGGCAGGAGGTCCGAATCCCGCCCGGGCGAACCATCCGATTCAAGCCGGGCAAGGACCTCCAGGACATAGGGACCTGA
- a CDS encoding site-2 protease family protein, whose amino-acid sequence MRRRPRLIHAALFLATVTSTMYVGSGHYAGFMSDFTRDPPAVSFLDGAWYSLTILAILGVHEMGHYLACRYYRIDASLPYFLPAPLLTGTIGAFIRIHGRIPTKPILFDVGAAGPIAGFVVAVPALFLGIALSRVTPLPENGAGVLTLGEPLLFQGAAWLIWGPIPEGHSINLHPMGFAAWFGLLATALNLFPIGQLDGGHIAYAALGPRSTAITLGTVAIVIALTFVSASWIVWAILMVLMLILAGPRHPRTLDEHIPLDPVRQRVALAAAAIFIVCFTPTPLEFGG is encoded by the coding sequence GTGCGCCGCCGCCCGCGCTTGATTCATGCGGCGCTGTTTCTCGCCACCGTTACCAGCACCATGTACGTCGGGAGCGGCCACTACGCAGGCTTCATGTCCGACTTCACGCGCGATCCGCCGGCCGTCTCGTTTCTCGACGGCGCCTGGTACAGCCTGACCATCCTGGCGATCCTGGGCGTGCACGAAATGGGTCACTACCTGGCGTGCCGCTACTACCGAATCGACGCCTCGCTGCCGTACTTCCTCCCTGCGCCGCTCCTGACCGGCACCATCGGCGCCTTCATCCGGATCCACGGCCGCATTCCCACCAAACCCATCCTGTTCGACGTCGGCGCGGCAGGGCCGATCGCGGGCTTCGTCGTAGCCGTGCCGGCGCTCTTCCTCGGCATCGCGCTTTCACGCGTGACGCCGCTGCCGGAGAACGGCGCCGGAGTTCTCACACTGGGCGAGCCCCTCCTGTTCCAGGGCGCCGCCTGGCTGATCTGGGGACCGATTCCGGAGGGGCACTCCATCAACCTCCACCCGATGGGCTTCGCCGCCTGGTTCGGCCTGCTCGCTACCGCGCTCAACCTCTTCCCCATCGGCCAGCTCGACGGGGGGCACATCGCCTACGCGGCGCTCGGACCGCGTTCCACCGCCATTACCCTCGGCACCGTTGCCATCGTCATTGCATTGACTTTCGTCTCCGCGAGCTGGATTGTCTGGGCCATCCTGATGGTGTTGATGCTGATTCTGGCCGGGCCGCGGCATCCACGCACCCTCGACGAGCACATTCCGCTCGATCCGGTCCGCCAACGTGTCGCACTCGCCGCCGCGGCGATCTTCATCGTCTGCTTCACGCCGACACCACTTGAATTCGGCGGCTGA
- a CDS encoding YicC family protein — MIRSMTGFASLTREADGLRVRVTARSVNHRYLDVQVRVPSPLLALESAIREQVRERVARGRVEVTVSTALADAPPVDVRVDERLIAALLSAAGRPDVAGATRAGWTAGELLAFPRVVTVTELPPEGEAEAVNGVVRDAVDEAVAELDAMRQTEGEHLAADLDRRLAALAGLIERMAAAAAAGEAALRERLTARVAELAPDVATDPSAVAQEVVRFAARSDIAEELTRLDAHVAHWASLARGPEPCGRKLDFLLQEMNREVNTIGSKADGGDTPVLVVDAKAELEKLREQVQNVE; from the coding sequence GTGATTCGCTCCATGACCGGTTTCGCGTCGCTCACGCGCGAGGCGGACGGTCTGAGAGTCCGCGTCACCGCGCGGAGCGTCAATCATCGCTATCTCGATGTCCAGGTCCGCGTGCCGTCGCCCTTGCTCGCACTGGAATCGGCAATCCGCGAGCAGGTCCGCGAGCGTGTCGCCCGAGGGCGGGTCGAGGTAACTGTCTCGACCGCACTGGCCGATGCGCCGCCGGTTGACGTGCGGGTGGACGAGAGGTTGATCGCCGCGCTTCTCTCGGCGGCCGGACGCCCCGACGTTGCGGGCGCGACCCGCGCCGGCTGGACGGCGGGCGAGTTGCTGGCGTTTCCGCGCGTTGTCACCGTTACGGAACTCCCGCCGGAGGGAGAAGCCGAGGCGGTGAACGGCGTCGTGCGTGACGCCGTCGACGAGGCGGTCGCGGAGCTCGACGCGATGCGCCAGACGGAAGGGGAGCATCTCGCGGCGGACCTCGATCGCCGCCTCGCCGCGCTCGCCGGGCTGATCGAACGGATGGCGGCGGCCGCCGCGGCAGGCGAGGCCGCGCTCCGGGAGCGGTTGACGGCACGTGTTGCGGAACTGGCGCCCGATGTGGCGACGGATCCGTCCGCCGTCGCGCAGGAGGTGGTCCGCTTCGCGGCGCGCTCGGACATCGCGGAAGAACTCACGCGGCTGGACGCTCACGTGGCGCACTGGGCGTCGCTGGCGCGGGGTCCCGAGCCGTGTGGACGCAAGCTCGATTTTCTGTTGCAGGAAATGAACCGCGAAGTGAACACGATCGGATCGAAGGCGGACGGCGGCGACACGCCAGTGCTGGTGGTTGATGCCAAGGCCGAGCTGGAGAAGTTGCGTGAGCAGGTCCAGAACGTGGAGTGA
- a CDS encoding guanylate kinase — MSRRGRLFIVSAPSGTGKTTVVDRLVELVPGLVRSRSYTARPMRPREVDRVDYNFVEASHFREMIDAGAFLEWAEVFGRLYGTGAADTERHRAAGRDVVLVIDVQGARQVRSRVDAVGIFILPPSFSELERRLHARTAGASPEDLARRLETARREVEMSGDYDYVVVNDDIDDCVERLRQIVLAERSSAAAMADTVRVVADTFHRPGRRVEDD; from the coding sequence GTGTCGCGTCGTGGAAGGCTGTTCATCGTCTCGGCTCCTTCCGGCACCGGAAAGACGACGGTGGTGGATCGGCTGGTGGAGCTGGTGCCCGGTCTGGTGCGGTCACGTTCGTACACCGCCCGCCCGATGCGTCCGAGGGAGGTCGACCGTGTTGACTATAATTTTGTCGAGGCGTCGCACTTCCGGGAGATGATCGACGCTGGCGCGTTCCTCGAGTGGGCGGAGGTGTTCGGCCGCCTGTACGGCACCGGCGCGGCGGACACCGAACGGCACCGCGCGGCGGGACGCGATGTCGTGCTGGTGATCGACGTGCAGGGAGCCCGGCAGGTGCGATCGCGGGTCGACGCGGTCGGCATCTTCATCCTGCCGCCGTCATTCAGCGAACTGGAACGGCGTTTGCACGCGCGGACGGCTGGCGCGTCGCCGGAGGACTTGGCTCGACGCCTCGAGACGGCGCGCCGAGAGGTGGAAATGAGCGGCGACTACGACTATGTCGTGGTGAACGACGACATCGACGACTGCGTCGAGCGACTCCGCCAGATAGTCCTGGCCGAGCGGTCGTCCGCGGCGGCGATGGCCGACACGGTTCGCGTGGTCGCCGACACGTTCCACCGGCCGGGCCGACGTGTCGAGGACGACTGA
- the coaBC gene encoding bifunctional phosphopantothenoylcysteine decarboxylase/phosphopantothenate--cysteine ligase CoaBC — protein sequence MALVALGVSGGIGAYKAVEVARGLQQRGHDVAAVMTANAQRFVGPLTFEAITKRRVATDQFAPGVNADIDHIALATDADLLLVAPATANVIGKFAGGVADDFLSSLYLATTAPVLLAPAMNTNMLGHAAVQANLRTLADRGVRFVDPGEGYLACGWVGKGRLAEPEQIVEAADVVLRGRREWAGRALLVTAGPTCEDIDPVRFLGNRSTGRMGHAVAAEAAARGARVLLVSGPTELPPPAGVERFAVRSAAEMHEAVMRLTAGEAVDAVVMAAAVADYTPAAGASAAKLKKRDRELVLELRRTPDILADLGARRGGGPKPILIGFAAETQDVIDHAQEKLNAKQVDLIVANDVTAPGAGFGTETNAAHLVSADGVEPVSLRSKHDLARIVLDRIDARLAARTAAVPS from the coding sequence ATGGCGCTGGTCGCACTCGGTGTCAGCGGCGGCATCGGCGCCTACAAGGCGGTCGAGGTGGCGCGCGGTCTCCAGCAGAGGGGACACGATGTGGCGGCCGTGATGACCGCCAACGCGCAACGGTTCGTCGGCCCTCTCACGTTTGAGGCGATCACGAAGCGCCGCGTCGCGACCGATCAGTTCGCACCCGGCGTAAACGCCGATATCGATCACATCGCGCTCGCCACCGACGCGGACCTGCTGCTGGTGGCGCCGGCCACCGCGAACGTGATTGGCAAGTTCGCCGGCGGAGTGGCCGACGATTTCCTCTCTTCCCTCTACCTCGCCACCACGGCCCCGGTGCTGCTCGCCCCGGCGATGAACACCAACATGCTGGGGCACGCGGCAGTGCAAGCGAACCTTCGGACGTTGGCCGATCGGGGCGTGCGCTTCGTCGATCCGGGGGAGGGGTATCTCGCCTGCGGCTGGGTCGGCAAGGGACGCCTGGCCGAGCCGGAACAGATCGTCGAGGCGGCCGACGTCGTGCTGCGCGGCCGCCGCGAGTGGGCGGGGCGCGCCCTGCTCGTGACGGCCGGACCGACCTGCGAGGACATCGATCCGGTCCGTTTCCTCGGCAACCGGTCGACCGGTCGGATGGGCCATGCGGTGGCGGCCGAGGCGGCGGCGCGGGGCGCGCGGGTGCTGCTCGTGTCGGGCCCGACCGAACTGCCGCCGCCCGCCGGCGTGGAGCGATTCGCGGTCAGGAGCGCGGCGGAGATGCACGAGGCGGTGATGCGCCTGACCGCCGGCGAAGCCGTCGATGCCGTAGTGATGGCGGCGGCGGTCGCCGACTACACGCCGGCCGCCGGCGCAAGTGCGGCGAAGCTCAAGAAGCGCGACCGCGAGTTGGTGCTGGAACTCCGCCGGACACCGGACATCCTGGCTGACCTGGGCGCACGCCGCGGTGGCGGGCCCAAACCGATCCTGATTGGCTTCGCGGCGGAAACGCAGGATGTCATCGACCACGCCCAGGAGAAGCTGAACGCGAAGCAGGTCGATCTCATCGTGGCGAACGACGTCACGGCGCCAGGCGCGGGTTTCGGCACGGAGACCAACGCGGCCCACCTGGTGAGCGCGGATGGCGTCGAGCCAGTTTCGCTCCGGTCGAAGCACGATCTCGCCCGGATCGTCCTCGACCGGATCGATGCGCGTCTCGCGGCGCGGACGGCGGCCGTCCCGTCGTAG